A stretch of the Ictidomys tridecemlineatus isolate mIctTri1 chromosome 5, mIctTri1.hap1, whole genome shotgun sequence genome encodes the following:
- the Kif23 gene encoding kinesin-like protein KIF23 isoform X5 — protein MKPARAKTPRKPLVKKGSQTNFKDPVGVYCRVRPLSFPDQECCIEVINNTTVQLHTPEGYRLNRNGDYKETQYSFKQVFGTHTTQKELFDVVANPLVDDLIHGKNGLLFTYGVTGSGKTHTMTGSTGEGGLLPRCLDMIFNSIGSFQAKRYVFKTNDRNSMDIQCEVDALLERQKREAMPNPKTPSSKRQIDPEFADMINVQEFCKAGEVDEDSVYGVFVSYIEIYNNYIYDLLEEVPFDPIKPKWNTCSTPMRNTEFILPQSKMLREDKNHNMYVAGCTEVEVKSTEEAFEVFWRGQKKRRIANTHLNRESSRSHSVFNIKLVQAPLDADGDNVLQEKEQIIISQLSLVDLAGSERTNRTKAEGNRLREAGNINQSLMTLRTCMEVLRENQMYGTNKMVPYRDSKLTHLFKNYFDGEGKVRMIVCVNPKAEDYEESLQVMRFAEVTQEVEVARPIDKVICGLTPGRRYRNQARGGPVGDEPLVAEVVLQSFPPLPSCEILDINDEQTLPRLIEALEKRHHLRQMMIDEFNKQSNTFKTLLQEFDNAVLNKENYAQGKLNEKEKVISGQKLEIERLEKKNKTLEYKIEILEKTTTIYEEDKRNLQQELEAQNQKLQRQFSDKRRLEARLQGMVTETTMKWQKECERRVAATQLEMQNKLWVKDEKLKQLKAIVTEPKTEKPERPSRERDREKVTQRSVSPSSVPNAPPIRLRHRRSRSAGDRWVDHKPASNVQTETVMQPHVPHAITVSVANEKALAKCEKYMLTHQELASDGEIETKLIKGDVYKTRGGGQSVQFTEIETLKQESPSGSRKRRSSTVAPAQPDGTESEWTDVETRCSVAVEMRAGSQLGPGYQHHAQPKRKKP, from the exons ACTCAGTATTCATTTAAGCAAGTATTTGGTACTCACACAACCCAAAAGGAGCTTTTCGATGTTGTGGCTAATCCCTTAGTAGATGACCTCATTCATGGCAAAAATG GTCTTCTTTTTACATACGGTGTGACAGGGAGTGGAAAAACTCACACAATGACTGGTTCTACAGGGGAAGGAGGGCTCCTTCCTCGGTGTTTGGACATGATCTTCAATAGTATAGGGTCGTTTCAAGCTAAACGATAT GTTTTTAAAACTAATGATAGAAATAGTATGGATATACAGTGTGAGGTTGATGCCTTATTAGAACGTCAGAAAAGAGAAGCCATGCCCAATCCAAAGACCCCCTCTAGCAA gcgACAAATAGATCCAGAATTTGCAGATATGATAAATGTCCAAGAGTTCTGCAAAGCAGGAGAAGTTGATGAAGATAGTGTCTATGGTGTATTTGTCTcctatattgaaatatataataattacatatatgATCTGTTGGAAGAGGTACCATTTGATCCCATCAAACCCAA GTGGAACACTTGCAGCACACCCATGAGGAACACAGAATTTAT ACTTCCACAATCTAAAATGCTTCGAGAAGATAAGAACCATAACATGTATGTTGCAGGATGTACAGAAGTAGAAGTGAAATCTACTGAGGAGGCCTTTGAAGTTTTCTGGAGAG GACAGAAAAAGAGACGTATTGCTAATACCCATCTGAATCGGGAATCCAGCCGTTCCCACAGTGTGTTCAACATTAAATTAGTTCAGGCTCCCTTAGATGCAGATGGAGACAATGTCTTACAG GAAAAGGAACAAATCATTATAAGCCAGTTGTCCTTGGTAGATCTTGCTGGAAGTGAAAGAACTAACCGAACTAAAGCAGAAGGGAACAGGTTGCGTGAAGCTG gtaaCATTAATCAGTCACTAATGACACTAAGAACATGTATGGAAGTTCTGAGAGAGAACCAAATGTATGGAACTAACAAG ATGGTTCCATATCGAGATTCAAAGTTAACCCATCTGTTCAAGAACTATTTTGACGGGGAAGGAAAAGTACGaatgattgtgtgtgtgaatCCAAAGGCTGAAGACTATGAAGAAAGCTTG caaGTCATGAGATTTGCAGAAGTGACCCAAGAAGTTGAAGTAGCTAGACCTATAGACAAGGTGATATGTGGTTTAACCCCTGGGAGACGATATAGAAACCAGGCTCGAGGAGGCCCAGTTGGAGATG AACCATTGGTTGCCGAAGTGGTTTTACAGAGTTTCCCACCTTTGCCATCATGTGAAATTTTGGATATCAATGATGAGCAGACCCTTCCAAGGCTGATAGAAGCCTTGGAGAAGCGGCATCACCTGCGACAAATGATGATTGATGAGTTTAACAAGCAAT ctaatacttttaaaactttgttaCAAGAATTTGACAATGctgttttaaataaagaaaattacgCTCaaggaaaactaaatgaaaaagaaaaggtgatCTCAGGACAGAAATTGGAAATAGAAcgactggaaaagaaaaataaaactttggaaTATAAG ATTGAGATTTTAGAGAAAACAACTACTATCTATGAAGAAGATAAACGCAATCTACAACAGGAACTTGAAGCCCAGAATCAGAAACTTCAAAGACAGTTTTCTGACAAACGCAGATTAGAAGCCAGGTTACAAGGCATGGTGACAGAAACAACAATGAAGTGGCAAAAAGAATGT GAACGTCGAGTGGCGGCCACCCAGCTGGAGATGCAGAATAAACTCTGGGTTAAAGATGAAAAACTGAAACAGCTGAAGGCTATTGTTACTGAACCCAAAACTGAAAAACCTGAGAGACCCTCTCGGGAGCGGGATCGAGAGAAAGTTACTCAAAGATCTGTTTCTCCATCATCAGTGCCT AACGCACCACCAATCCGTCTCAGACACAGACGATCACGCTCTGCAGGGGACAGATGGGTAGATCATAAGCCCGCCTCTAACGTGCAAACTGAAACAGTCATGCAGCCACATGTCCCTCATGCCATCACAGTATCTGTTGCAAATGAAAAGGCACTAGCTAAGTGTGAGAAGTACATGCTGACTCACCAGGAACTAGCCTCCGATGGGGAGATTGAAACTAAACTAATTAAG GGAGATGTTTATAAAACAAGGGGTGGTGGACAATCTGTTCAGTTTACTGAGATTGAGACCTTGAAACAAGAATCACCAAGTGG TAGTCGAAAACGAAGATCGTCCACAGTAGCACCTGCCCAACCAGATGGTACAGAGTCTGAATGGACCGATGTAGAAACAAGG tgtTCCGTGGCTGTGGAGATGAGAGCAGGATCTCAGCTGGGACCTGGATATCAGCATCACGCGCAGCCTAA GCGCAAGAAGCCATGA
- the Kif23 gene encoding kinesin-like protein KIF23 isoform X4 — protein MKPARAKTPRKPLVKKGSQTNFKDPVGVYCRVRPLSFPDQECCIEVINNTTVQLHTPEGYRLNRNGDYKETQYSFKQVFGTHTTQKELFDVVANPLVDDLIHGKNGLLFTYGVTGSGKTHTMTGSTGEGGLLPRCLDMIFNSIGSFQAKRYVFKTNDRNSMDIQCEVDALLERQKREAMPNPKTPSSKRQIDPEFADMINVQEFCKAGEVDEDSVYGVFVSYIEIYNNYIYDLLEEVPFDPIKPKLPQSKMLREDKNHNMYVAGCTEVEVKSTEEAFEVFWRGQKKRRIANTHLNRESSRSHSVFNIKLVQAPLDADGDNVLQEKEQIIISQLSLVDLAGSERTNRTKAEGNRLREAGNINQSLMTLRTCMEVLRENQMYGTNKMVPYRDSKLTHLFKNYFDGEGKVRMIVCVNPKAEDYEESLQVMRFAEVTQEVEVARPIDKVICGLTPGRRYRNQARGGPVGDEPLVAEVVLQSFPPLPSCEILDINDEQTLPRLIEALEKRHHLRQMMIDEFNKQSNTFKTLLQEFDNAVLNKENYAQGKLNEKEKVISGQKLEIERLEKKNKTLEYKIEILEKTTTIYEEDKRNLQQELEAQNQKLQRQFSDKRRLEARLQGMVTETTMKWQKECERRVAATQLEMQNKLWVKDEKLKQLKAIVTEPKTEKPERPSRERDREKVTQRSVSPSSVPLSSNYIAQISNGQQLMSQPQLHRRSNSCSSISVASCISEWEQKIPPYNTPVNVTSIARRRQQEPGQSKTCIVSDRRRGMYWTEGREVVPTFRNEIEVEEDHCCRGDVYKTRGGGQSVQFTEIETLKQESPSGSRKRRSSTVAPAQPDGTESEWTDVETRCSVAVEMRAGSQLGPGYQHHAQPKRKKP, from the exons ACTCAGTATTCATTTAAGCAAGTATTTGGTACTCACACAACCCAAAAGGAGCTTTTCGATGTTGTGGCTAATCCCTTAGTAGATGACCTCATTCATGGCAAAAATG GTCTTCTTTTTACATACGGTGTGACAGGGAGTGGAAAAACTCACACAATGACTGGTTCTACAGGGGAAGGAGGGCTCCTTCCTCGGTGTTTGGACATGATCTTCAATAGTATAGGGTCGTTTCAAGCTAAACGATAT GTTTTTAAAACTAATGATAGAAATAGTATGGATATACAGTGTGAGGTTGATGCCTTATTAGAACGTCAGAAAAGAGAAGCCATGCCCAATCCAAAGACCCCCTCTAGCAA gcgACAAATAGATCCAGAATTTGCAGATATGATAAATGTCCAAGAGTTCTGCAAAGCAGGAGAAGTTGATGAAGATAGTGTCTATGGTGTATTTGTCTcctatattgaaatatataataattacatatatgATCTGTTGGAAGAGGTACCATTTGATCCCATCAAACCCAA ACTTCCACAATCTAAAATGCTTCGAGAAGATAAGAACCATAACATGTATGTTGCAGGATGTACAGAAGTAGAAGTGAAATCTACTGAGGAGGCCTTTGAAGTTTTCTGGAGAG GACAGAAAAAGAGACGTATTGCTAATACCCATCTGAATCGGGAATCCAGCCGTTCCCACAGTGTGTTCAACATTAAATTAGTTCAGGCTCCCTTAGATGCAGATGGAGACAATGTCTTACAG GAAAAGGAACAAATCATTATAAGCCAGTTGTCCTTGGTAGATCTTGCTGGAAGTGAAAGAACTAACCGAACTAAAGCAGAAGGGAACAGGTTGCGTGAAGCTG gtaaCATTAATCAGTCACTAATGACACTAAGAACATGTATGGAAGTTCTGAGAGAGAACCAAATGTATGGAACTAACAAG ATGGTTCCATATCGAGATTCAAAGTTAACCCATCTGTTCAAGAACTATTTTGACGGGGAAGGAAAAGTACGaatgattgtgtgtgtgaatCCAAAGGCTGAAGACTATGAAGAAAGCTTG caaGTCATGAGATTTGCAGAAGTGACCCAAGAAGTTGAAGTAGCTAGACCTATAGACAAGGTGATATGTGGTTTAACCCCTGGGAGACGATATAGAAACCAGGCTCGAGGAGGCCCAGTTGGAGATG AACCATTGGTTGCCGAAGTGGTTTTACAGAGTTTCCCACCTTTGCCATCATGTGAAATTTTGGATATCAATGATGAGCAGACCCTTCCAAGGCTGATAGAAGCCTTGGAGAAGCGGCATCACCTGCGACAAATGATGATTGATGAGTTTAACAAGCAAT ctaatacttttaaaactttgttaCAAGAATTTGACAATGctgttttaaataaagaaaattacgCTCaaggaaaactaaatgaaaaagaaaaggtgatCTCAGGACAGAAATTGGAAATAGAAcgactggaaaagaaaaataaaactttggaaTATAAG ATTGAGATTTTAGAGAAAACAACTACTATCTATGAAGAAGATAAACGCAATCTACAACAGGAACTTGAAGCCCAGAATCAGAAACTTCAAAGACAGTTTTCTGACAAACGCAGATTAGAAGCCAGGTTACAAGGCATGGTGACAGAAACAACAATGAAGTGGCAAAAAGAATGT GAACGTCGAGTGGCGGCCACCCAGCTGGAGATGCAGAATAAACTCTGGGTTAAAGATGAAAAACTGAAACAGCTGAAGGCTATTGTTACTGAACCCAAAACTGAAAAACCTGAGAGACCCTCTCGGGAGCGGGATCGAGAGAAAGTTACTCAAAGATCTGTTTCTCCATCATCAGTGCCT CTTTCTAGTAACTATATTGCTCAGATTTCCAACGGCCAGCAACTCATGAGCCAGCCACAGCTACATAGGCGCTCTAACTCTTGCAGCAGCATTTCTGTAGCTTCCTGTATTTCGGAATGGGAGCAGAAAATTCCTCCGTACAACACACCTGTCAATGTTACATCTATTGCAAGGCGTAGGCAGCAGGAGCCAGGACAAAGTAAAACTTGTATCGTGTCAGACAGAAGGCGAGGGATGTACTGGACTGAAGGCAGGGAGGTGGTTCCTACATTCAGAAATGAGATAGAAGTAGAAGAGGATCATTGCTGCAGG GGAGATGTTTATAAAACAAGGGGTGGTGGACAATCTGTTCAGTTTACTGAGATTGAGACCTTGAAACAAGAATCACCAAGTGG TAGTCGAAAACGAAGATCGTCCACAGTAGCACCTGCCCAACCAGATGGTACAGAGTCTGAATGGACCGATGTAGAAACAAGG tgtTCCGTGGCTGTGGAGATGAGAGCAGGATCTCAGCTGGGACCTGGATATCAGCATCACGCGCAGCCTAA GCGCAAGAAGCCATGA
- the Kif23 gene encoding kinesin-like protein KIF23 isoform X3: MKPARAKTPRKPLVKKGSQTNFKDPVGVYCRVRPLSFPDQECCIEVINNTTVQLHTPEGYRLNRNGDYKETQYSFKQVFGTHTTQKELFDVVANPLVDDLIHGKNGLLFTYGVTGSGKTHTMTGSTGEGGLLPRCLDMIFNSIGSFQAKRYVFKTNDRNSMDIQCEVDALLERQKREAMPNPKTPSSKRQIDPEFADMINVQEFCKAGEVDEDSVYGVFVSYIEIYNNYIYDLLEEVPFDPIKPKWNTCSTPMRNTEFILPQSKMLREDKNHNMYVAGCTEVEVKSTEEAFEVFWRGQKKRRIANTHLNRESSRSHSVFNIKLVQAPLDADGDNVLQEKEQIIISQLSLVDLAGSERTNRTKAEGNRLREAGNINQSLMTLRTCMEVLRENQMYGTNKMVPYRDSKLTHLFKNYFDGEGKVRMIVCVNPKAEDYEESLQVMRFAEVTQEVEVARPIDKVICGLTPGRRYRNQARGGPVGDEPLVAEVVLQSFPPLPSCEILDINDEQTLPRLIEALEKRHHLRQMMIDEFNKQSNTFKTLLQEFDNAVLNKENYAQGKLNEKEKVISGQKLEIERLEKKNKTLEYKIEILEKTTTIYEEDKRNLQQELEAQNQKLQRQFSDKRRLEARLQGMVTETTMKWQKECERRVAATQLEMQNKLWVKDEKLKQLKAIVTEPKTEKPERPSRERDREKVTQRSVSPSSVPLSSNYIAQISNGQQLMSQPQLHRRSNSCSSISVASCISEWEQKIPPYNTPVNVTSIARRRQQEPGQSKTCIVSDRRRGMYWTEGREVVPTFRNEIEVEEDHCCRGDVYKTRGGGQSVQFTEIETLKQESPSGSRKRRSSTVAPAQPDGTESEWTDVETRCSVAVEMRAGSQLGPGYQHHAQPKRKKP, encoded by the exons ACTCAGTATTCATTTAAGCAAGTATTTGGTACTCACACAACCCAAAAGGAGCTTTTCGATGTTGTGGCTAATCCCTTAGTAGATGACCTCATTCATGGCAAAAATG GTCTTCTTTTTACATACGGTGTGACAGGGAGTGGAAAAACTCACACAATGACTGGTTCTACAGGGGAAGGAGGGCTCCTTCCTCGGTGTTTGGACATGATCTTCAATAGTATAGGGTCGTTTCAAGCTAAACGATAT GTTTTTAAAACTAATGATAGAAATAGTATGGATATACAGTGTGAGGTTGATGCCTTATTAGAACGTCAGAAAAGAGAAGCCATGCCCAATCCAAAGACCCCCTCTAGCAA gcgACAAATAGATCCAGAATTTGCAGATATGATAAATGTCCAAGAGTTCTGCAAAGCAGGAGAAGTTGATGAAGATAGTGTCTATGGTGTATTTGTCTcctatattgaaatatataataattacatatatgATCTGTTGGAAGAGGTACCATTTGATCCCATCAAACCCAA GTGGAACACTTGCAGCACACCCATGAGGAACACAGAATTTAT ACTTCCACAATCTAAAATGCTTCGAGAAGATAAGAACCATAACATGTATGTTGCAGGATGTACAGAAGTAGAAGTGAAATCTACTGAGGAGGCCTTTGAAGTTTTCTGGAGAG GACAGAAAAAGAGACGTATTGCTAATACCCATCTGAATCGGGAATCCAGCCGTTCCCACAGTGTGTTCAACATTAAATTAGTTCAGGCTCCCTTAGATGCAGATGGAGACAATGTCTTACAG GAAAAGGAACAAATCATTATAAGCCAGTTGTCCTTGGTAGATCTTGCTGGAAGTGAAAGAACTAACCGAACTAAAGCAGAAGGGAACAGGTTGCGTGAAGCTG gtaaCATTAATCAGTCACTAATGACACTAAGAACATGTATGGAAGTTCTGAGAGAGAACCAAATGTATGGAACTAACAAG ATGGTTCCATATCGAGATTCAAAGTTAACCCATCTGTTCAAGAACTATTTTGACGGGGAAGGAAAAGTACGaatgattgtgtgtgtgaatCCAAAGGCTGAAGACTATGAAGAAAGCTTG caaGTCATGAGATTTGCAGAAGTGACCCAAGAAGTTGAAGTAGCTAGACCTATAGACAAGGTGATATGTGGTTTAACCCCTGGGAGACGATATAGAAACCAGGCTCGAGGAGGCCCAGTTGGAGATG AACCATTGGTTGCCGAAGTGGTTTTACAGAGTTTCCCACCTTTGCCATCATGTGAAATTTTGGATATCAATGATGAGCAGACCCTTCCAAGGCTGATAGAAGCCTTGGAGAAGCGGCATCACCTGCGACAAATGATGATTGATGAGTTTAACAAGCAAT ctaatacttttaaaactttgttaCAAGAATTTGACAATGctgttttaaataaagaaaattacgCTCaaggaaaactaaatgaaaaagaaaaggtgatCTCAGGACAGAAATTGGAAATAGAAcgactggaaaagaaaaataaaactttggaaTATAAG ATTGAGATTTTAGAGAAAACAACTACTATCTATGAAGAAGATAAACGCAATCTACAACAGGAACTTGAAGCCCAGAATCAGAAACTTCAAAGACAGTTTTCTGACAAACGCAGATTAGAAGCCAGGTTACAAGGCATGGTGACAGAAACAACAATGAAGTGGCAAAAAGAATGT GAACGTCGAGTGGCGGCCACCCAGCTGGAGATGCAGAATAAACTCTGGGTTAAAGATGAAAAACTGAAACAGCTGAAGGCTATTGTTACTGAACCCAAAACTGAAAAACCTGAGAGACCCTCTCGGGAGCGGGATCGAGAGAAAGTTACTCAAAGATCTGTTTCTCCATCATCAGTGCCT CTTTCTAGTAACTATATTGCTCAGATTTCCAACGGCCAGCAACTCATGAGCCAGCCACAGCTACATAGGCGCTCTAACTCTTGCAGCAGCATTTCTGTAGCTTCCTGTATTTCGGAATGGGAGCAGAAAATTCCTCCGTACAACACACCTGTCAATGTTACATCTATTGCAAGGCGTAGGCAGCAGGAGCCAGGACAAAGTAAAACTTGTATCGTGTCAGACAGAAGGCGAGGGATGTACTGGACTGAAGGCAGGGAGGTGGTTCCTACATTCAGAAATGAGATAGAAGTAGAAGAGGATCATTGCTGCAGG GGAGATGTTTATAAAACAAGGGGTGGTGGACAATCTGTTCAGTTTACTGAGATTGAGACCTTGAAACAAGAATCACCAAGTGG TAGTCGAAAACGAAGATCGTCCACAGTAGCACCTGCCCAACCAGATGGTACAGAGTCTGAATGGACCGATGTAGAAACAAGG tgtTCCGTGGCTGTGGAGATGAGAGCAGGATCTCAGCTGGGACCTGGATATCAGCATCACGCGCAGCCTAA GCGCAAGAAGCCATGA
- the Kif23 gene encoding kinesin-like protein KIF23 isoform X6 produces the protein MKPARAKTPRKPLVKKGSQTNFKDPVGVYCRVRPLSFPDQECCIEVINNTTVQLHTPEGYRLNRNGDYKETQYSFKQVFGTHTTQKELFDVVANPLVDDLIHGKNGLLFTYGVTGSGKTHTMTGSTGEGGLLPRCLDMIFNSIGSFQAKRYVFKTNDRNSMDIQCEVDALLERQKREAMPNPKTPSSKRQIDPEFADMINVQEFCKAGEVDEDSVYGVFVSYIEIYNNYIYDLLEEVPFDPIKPKLPQSKMLREDKNHNMYVAGCTEVEVKSTEEAFEVFWRGQKKRRIANTHLNRESSRSHSVFNIKLVQAPLDADGDNVLQEKEQIIISQLSLVDLAGSERTNRTKAEGNRLREAGNINQSLMTLRTCMEVLRENQMYGTNKMVPYRDSKLTHLFKNYFDGEGKVRMIVCVNPKAEDYEESLQVMRFAEVTQEVEVARPIDKVICGLTPGRRYRNQARGGPVGDEPLVAEVVLQSFPPLPSCEILDINDEQTLPRLIEALEKRHHLRQMMIDEFNKQSNTFKTLLQEFDNAVLNKENYAQGKLNEKEKVISGQKLEIERLEKKNKTLEYKIEILEKTTTIYEEDKRNLQQELEAQNQKLQRQFSDKRRLEARLQGMVTETTMKWQKECERRVAATQLEMQNKLWVKDEKLKQLKAIVTEPKTEKPERPSRERDREKVTQRSVSPSSVPNAPPIRLRHRRSRSAGDRWVDHKPASNVQTETVMQPHVPHAITVSVANEKALAKCEKYMLTHQELASDGEIETKLIKGDVYKTRGGGQSVQFTEIETLKQESPSGSRKRRSSTVAPAQPDGTESEWTDVETRCSVAVEMRAGSQLGPGYQHHAQPKRKKP, from the exons ACTCAGTATTCATTTAAGCAAGTATTTGGTACTCACACAACCCAAAAGGAGCTTTTCGATGTTGTGGCTAATCCCTTAGTAGATGACCTCATTCATGGCAAAAATG GTCTTCTTTTTACATACGGTGTGACAGGGAGTGGAAAAACTCACACAATGACTGGTTCTACAGGGGAAGGAGGGCTCCTTCCTCGGTGTTTGGACATGATCTTCAATAGTATAGGGTCGTTTCAAGCTAAACGATAT GTTTTTAAAACTAATGATAGAAATAGTATGGATATACAGTGTGAGGTTGATGCCTTATTAGAACGTCAGAAAAGAGAAGCCATGCCCAATCCAAAGACCCCCTCTAGCAA gcgACAAATAGATCCAGAATTTGCAGATATGATAAATGTCCAAGAGTTCTGCAAAGCAGGAGAAGTTGATGAAGATAGTGTCTATGGTGTATTTGTCTcctatattgaaatatataataattacatatatgATCTGTTGGAAGAGGTACCATTTGATCCCATCAAACCCAA ACTTCCACAATCTAAAATGCTTCGAGAAGATAAGAACCATAACATGTATGTTGCAGGATGTACAGAAGTAGAAGTGAAATCTACTGAGGAGGCCTTTGAAGTTTTCTGGAGAG GACAGAAAAAGAGACGTATTGCTAATACCCATCTGAATCGGGAATCCAGCCGTTCCCACAGTGTGTTCAACATTAAATTAGTTCAGGCTCCCTTAGATGCAGATGGAGACAATGTCTTACAG GAAAAGGAACAAATCATTATAAGCCAGTTGTCCTTGGTAGATCTTGCTGGAAGTGAAAGAACTAACCGAACTAAAGCAGAAGGGAACAGGTTGCGTGAAGCTG gtaaCATTAATCAGTCACTAATGACACTAAGAACATGTATGGAAGTTCTGAGAGAGAACCAAATGTATGGAACTAACAAG ATGGTTCCATATCGAGATTCAAAGTTAACCCATCTGTTCAAGAACTATTTTGACGGGGAAGGAAAAGTACGaatgattgtgtgtgtgaatCCAAAGGCTGAAGACTATGAAGAAAGCTTG caaGTCATGAGATTTGCAGAAGTGACCCAAGAAGTTGAAGTAGCTAGACCTATAGACAAGGTGATATGTGGTTTAACCCCTGGGAGACGATATAGAAACCAGGCTCGAGGAGGCCCAGTTGGAGATG AACCATTGGTTGCCGAAGTGGTTTTACAGAGTTTCCCACCTTTGCCATCATGTGAAATTTTGGATATCAATGATGAGCAGACCCTTCCAAGGCTGATAGAAGCCTTGGAGAAGCGGCATCACCTGCGACAAATGATGATTGATGAGTTTAACAAGCAAT ctaatacttttaaaactttgttaCAAGAATTTGACAATGctgttttaaataaagaaaattacgCTCaaggaaaactaaatgaaaaagaaaaggtgatCTCAGGACAGAAATTGGAAATAGAAcgactggaaaagaaaaataaaactttggaaTATAAG ATTGAGATTTTAGAGAAAACAACTACTATCTATGAAGAAGATAAACGCAATCTACAACAGGAACTTGAAGCCCAGAATCAGAAACTTCAAAGACAGTTTTCTGACAAACGCAGATTAGAAGCCAGGTTACAAGGCATGGTGACAGAAACAACAATGAAGTGGCAAAAAGAATGT GAACGTCGAGTGGCGGCCACCCAGCTGGAGATGCAGAATAAACTCTGGGTTAAAGATGAAAAACTGAAACAGCTGAAGGCTATTGTTACTGAACCCAAAACTGAAAAACCTGAGAGACCCTCTCGGGAGCGGGATCGAGAGAAAGTTACTCAAAGATCTGTTTCTCCATCATCAGTGCCT AACGCACCACCAATCCGTCTCAGACACAGACGATCACGCTCTGCAGGGGACAGATGGGTAGATCATAAGCCCGCCTCTAACGTGCAAACTGAAACAGTCATGCAGCCACATGTCCCTCATGCCATCACAGTATCTGTTGCAAATGAAAAGGCACTAGCTAAGTGTGAGAAGTACATGCTGACTCACCAGGAACTAGCCTCCGATGGGGAGATTGAAACTAAACTAATTAAG GGAGATGTTTATAAAACAAGGGGTGGTGGACAATCTGTTCAGTTTACTGAGATTGAGACCTTGAAACAAGAATCACCAAGTGG TAGTCGAAAACGAAGATCGTCCACAGTAGCACCTGCCCAACCAGATGGTACAGAGTCTGAATGGACCGATGTAGAAACAAGG tgtTCCGTGGCTGTGGAGATGAGAGCAGGATCTCAGCTGGGACCTGGATATCAGCATCACGCGCAGCCTAA GCGCAAGAAGCCATGA